One genomic region from Eptesicus fuscus isolate TK198812 chromosome 4, DD_ASM_mEF_20220401, whole genome shotgun sequence encodes:
- the CKMT2 gene encoding creatine kinase S-type, mitochondrial, producing MASAFSKLLTGRNASLLFATLGTSALTTGYLVNRQNVRAEAREQHKLFPPSADYPDLRKHNNCMAECLTPSIYAKLRNKMTPKGYTLDQCIQTGVDNPGHPFIKTVGMVAGDEESYEVFADLFDPVIKLRHNGYDPRVMKHPTDLDASKITHGQFDERYVLSSRVRTGRSIRGLSLPPACSRAERREVENVAITALEGLKGDLAGRYYKLSEMTEREQQQLIDDHFLFDKPVSPLLTCAGMARDWPDARGIWHNFDKTFLIWINEEDHTRVISMEKGGNMKRVFERFCRGLKEVERLIQERGWEFMWNERLGYILTCPSNLGTGLRAGVHVKIPKLSKDPRFSKILENLRLQKRGTGGVDTAAVADVYDISNIDRIGRSEVELVQIVIDGVNYLVDCEKKLERGQDIKVPPPLPQFGRK from the exons ATGGCCAGTGCCTTCTCCAAGTTGCTAACTGGCCGCAATGCTTCTCTGTTATTTGCTACGCTGGGCACCAGTGCCCTGACCACTGGGTACCTGGTGAACCGGCAGAATGTGCGTGCTGAGGCCCGGGAACAGCACAAGCTATTCCCTCCCAG TGCAGACTACCCTGACCTTCGCAAGCACAATAACTGCATGGCCGAGTGCCTCACCCCCTCCATCTACGCCAAGCTCCGCAACAAGATGACGCCCAAAGGCTACACTCTGGACCAGTGTATCCAGACTGGAGTGGACAACCCCGGTCACCCCTTCATAAAGACTGTGGGCATGGTGGCTGGTGACGAGGAGTCCTATGAG GTGTTTGCCGACCTTTTTGACCCTGTCATTAAACTCAGGCACAATGGCTACGACCCCCGGGTGATGAAGCACCCCACGGATCTGGACGCATCCAAG ATCACCCACGGGCAGTTTGACGAGCGCTACGTGCTGTCGTCCCGGGTGCGCACCGGCCGCAGCATCCGCGGGCTGAGCCTGCCGCCAGCCTGCTCCCGGGCGGAGCGCAGGGAGGTGGAGAACGTGGCCATCACGGCCCTGGAGGGCCTCAAGGGCGACCTGGCCGGCCGCTACTACAAGCTGTCCGAGATGACCgagcgggagcagcagcagctcatcgaC GACCACTTTCTGTTTGATAAGCCAGTGTCCCCTTTATTAACATGTGCTGGGATGGCCCGGGACTGGCCTGATGCCAGGGGAATCTG GCATAATTTTGACAAGACATTTCTCATCTGGATTAATGAGGAAGACCACACCAGGGTAATCTCTATGGAAAAAGGAGGCAATATGAAAAGAGTATTTGAGCGATTCTGTCGTGGACTAAAAGAG GTAGAACGCTTGATCCAAGAACGAGGCTGGGAGTTCATGTGGAATGAGCGCCTCGGATACATTCTGACCTGCCCTTCGAACCTTGGCACAGGATTACGGGCTGGTGTCCACGTTAAGATCCCGAAGCTGAGCAAG GATCCCCGCTTTTCTAAGATCCTGGAGAACCTGAGGCTGCAGAAGCGTGGCACCGGCGGCGTGGACACTGCGGCCGTGGCAGACGTGTACGATATTTCCAACATAGATCGAATTGGTCGGTCAGAG GTTGAGCTTGTTCAGATAGTCATCGATGGAGTCAATTACTTGGTGGATTGTGAGAAGAAGTTGGAGCGAGGTCAAGATATAAAGGTGCCACCGCCTTTGCCTCAGTTTGGCAGAAAGTGA